From a region of the Acetonema longum DSM 6540 genome:
- the groL gene encoding chaperonin GroEL (60 kDa chaperone family; promotes refolding of misfolded polypeptides especially under stressful conditions; forms two stacked rings of heptamers to form a barrel-shaped 14mer; ends can be capped by GroES; misfolded proteins enter the barrel where they are refolded when GroES binds), whose protein sequence is MAKQILFDEEARRALEKGVNALANTVKVTLGPKGRNVVLDKKFGAPAITNDGVTIARDIDLEDPFENMGAQLVKEVATKTNDVAGDGTTTATLLAQAIIREGMRNVAAGANPMIVKKGIEKAVVTLVEEIKKNSKKVETKEAIAQVASISAGDAEIGKLIAEAMEKVGKDGVITVEESKTMGTDLDVVEGMQFDRGYISPYMITDSDKMEAVLSDPYILITDRKIGAIADLLPVLEKVVQQGKELLIIAEDVEGEALATLVVNKLRGTFRAVAVKAPGFGDRRKAMLEDISIITGGKVITEELGRKLDSVTLEDLGRARQVRVSKEETTIVDGAGQADEIKARVNQIRSQIEETTSDFDKEKLQERLAKLAGGVAVIQVGAATEVELKEKKLRIEDALNATRAAVEEGIVPGGGTTYLDIQDALDKLNETGEVKTGILIVRRAIEEPVRQIACNAGLEGSVVVEGVKKAGKGVGFNALTEEYVDMIKAGIVDPAKVTRSALQNAASIAAMVLTTESLVADKPEKEAAAPAGMGGMGGMGGMGGMGGMM, encoded by the coding sequence ATGGCAAAGCAAATTCTGTTTGACGAAGAAGCGCGCCGCGCGCTTGAGAAAGGCGTAAATGCCCTCGCCAATACTGTAAAAGTAACCTTAGGACCTAAGGGTCGCAATGTTGTGCTGGATAAAAAATTTGGCGCTCCTGCTATCACCAATGACGGTGTAACCATTGCCCGTGACATTGATTTGGAAGATCCGTTTGAAAACATGGGTGCTCAACTGGTTAAAGAAGTCGCCACCAAGACCAACGATGTAGCTGGCGATGGCACCACTACCGCTACTCTCCTGGCTCAGGCCATTATCCGTGAAGGCATGCGCAATGTTGCTGCCGGCGCTAATCCGATGATCGTGAAAAAAGGCATTGAGAAGGCAGTTGTCACTCTGGTAGAAGAAATTAAGAAGAACTCTAAAAAGGTCGAAACCAAAGAAGCCATTGCACAGGTTGCTTCGATTTCCGCCGGTGATGCCGAAATCGGCAAACTGATCGCCGAAGCAATGGAAAAAGTGGGAAAAGACGGTGTTATCACTGTCGAAGAGTCAAAAACCATGGGCACCGATCTGGATGTAGTGGAAGGCATGCAGTTTGACCGCGGTTACATCTCCCCCTACATGATCACTGATTCCGACAAAATGGAAGCTGTCCTGAGCGACCCCTACATTCTGATCACCGACCGCAAGATTGGCGCTATCGCTGACCTGTTGCCGGTATTGGAAAAAGTAGTGCAGCAGGGCAAAGAGCTCCTGATCATCGCTGAAGATGTGGAAGGCGAAGCTCTGGCTACTCTGGTTGTTAACAAACTGCGCGGCACCTTCCGGGCCGTCGCTGTTAAGGCTCCCGGCTTTGGCGACCGTCGTAAAGCCATGCTGGAAGACATCTCCATCATCACTGGCGGCAAAGTGATCACCGAAGAACTGGGCCGCAAACTGGACAGCGTAACTCTGGAAGATCTGGGCCGCGCTCGTCAGGTCCGGGTATCAAAAGAAGAGACTACTATCGTTGACGGCGCCGGTCAGGCTGATGAAATCAAAGCACGTGTGAACCAAATCCGGTCTCAGATCGAAGAAACCACTTCCGATTTCGACAAAGAAAAACTGCAGGAGCGTCTGGCCAAACTGGCCGGCGGCGTAGCTGTTATTCAAGTCGGCGCTGCTACCGAAGTAGAACTCAAAGAAAAGAAACTTCGCATCGAGGACGCCCTGAACGCTACCCGCGCTGCTGTAGAAGAAGGCATCGTACCCGGCGGCGGCACCACCTACCTGGATATTCAGGACGCCCTGGATAAGCTGAATGAAACCGGCGAAGTAAAAACGGGTATCCTGATCGTCAGACGCGCCATCGAGGAACCGGTTCGCCAAATCGCCTGCAATGCCGGCCTGGAAGGCTCCGTGGTCGTGGAAGGCGTGAAGAAGGCCGGTAAAGGCGTTGGCTTTAACGCCCTCACTGAAGAATATGTCGACATGATCAAAGCTGGTATTGTTGACCCGGCGAAAGTAACCCGTTCTGCACTGCAAAATGCCGCCAGCATCGCGGCTATGGTGCTCACCACCGAATCTCTGGTCGCTGATAAACCGGAAAAAGAAGCTGCTGCTCCCGCCGGCATGGGCGGCATGGGCGGCATGGGTGGTATGGGTGGTATGGGCGGCATGATGTAA
- a CDS encoding proton-conducting transporter membrane subunit has protein sequence MIAGYLFWATLALFGAGAMSPLVIRRNPGTLNIIAHGLAAMGCLAAGLCAIFIMISNFSGIAESLVIVLPAVEILGPVSVRVDLLSAHFLLLMGVAGFCISLYAVGYCRQYQAGQLPLLTALFNAFLLSIALVLTLSQAMAFLIAWEVMAVISFLLVNFEHEKPGTTRTAFIYMIMTHIGTALVIIAFLLLVQAAGTMDFTALAAAYKNETVRNGVFLTAFLGFGIKAGMIPFHVWLPRAYTAAPSHISALMSGVMMKTAVYGMARFFLDFLGQGPTWWGGMVLCLGGVSAVMGILYALLSNNIKRLFAYSSVENIGIMLLGIGAALLFSGRGQEGLAALAWTAVLLHAFNHAVFKSLLFMASGAVIRATGTNELERMGGLAKSMPYTSFVCLIGAVSITALPPFNGFMSEWLVYQSLFFIEQVIPGAIGRLTAAVFIALLGLSGALALAAFAKAYGIAFLGKPRSLQGRKAREVSPFMLAPMGILALFCLGLGLWPQPILASLQLMLVGYGRMQEAAMTFPWQGGLTWQIGSLAAGSHIPGLLPLLLLNLCIGWLLFRLRGRPVKTTGETWTCGIVPDARMEYSAVGFSKPVQIAFRRLLPPQRETLADGNAQRYHGRVLSYYTAVYNVFTERLYHPLGQIIVKWSTRLKKMQAGNVQLYIGYIMAVTLVLLLWSAGW, from the coding sequence ATGATTGCTGGTTATTTATTTTGGGCGACGCTGGCACTGTTTGGCGCCGGTGCGATGTCTCCGCTTGTGATCCGAAGAAACCCGGGCACACTGAATATCATTGCGCATGGTTTGGCCGCTATGGGGTGTCTCGCTGCCGGACTTTGCGCAATCTTTATTATGATCTCTAATTTTTCCGGAATAGCGGAAAGTTTAGTGATTGTTTTGCCGGCAGTAGAAATTTTAGGGCCGGTCTCAGTACGGGTTGATTTGTTGTCGGCGCATTTTTTGCTGTTAATGGGTGTCGCGGGGTTTTGTATCAGTCTGTATGCTGTGGGTTACTGCCGGCAGTATCAAGCCGGACAATTGCCTCTTCTGACAGCGTTGTTTAACGCGTTTCTTTTGTCTATTGCTTTGGTATTGACCCTCAGTCAGGCTATGGCTTTTTTAATCGCCTGGGAGGTCATGGCGGTTATATCATTTCTGCTGGTTAACTTTGAACATGAGAAGCCGGGGACAACCCGGACCGCATTTATATACATGATCATGACCCATATCGGGACAGCCTTGGTGATCATTGCCTTTCTTTTATTGGTGCAGGCAGCGGGAACAATGGATTTTACGGCTTTGGCAGCAGCTTATAAGAATGAGACAGTCCGCAACGGGGTTTTCCTGACAGCCTTTCTGGGATTTGGTATTAAGGCGGGTATGATACCCTTTCATGTCTGGCTGCCCCGGGCTTATACCGCGGCTCCCAGCCATATTTCCGCTCTGATGTCCGGAGTCATGATGAAAACCGCTGTATACGGTATGGCTCGCTTTTTTCTTGACTTTTTGGGACAAGGACCAACCTGGTGGGGAGGCATGGTGCTTTGTTTAGGCGGAGTATCAGCCGTAATGGGGATTTTATACGCTCTCCTGTCCAATAACATTAAACGGCTGTTCGCTTATTCCAGTGTAGAAAATATCGGCATCATGCTGCTGGGTATTGGGGCGGCCCTATTGTTTTCCGGCAGGGGGCAGGAAGGGTTGGCGGCCTTGGCCTGGACTGCTGTTCTGCTGCATGCCTTCAATCATGCCGTATTTAAGTCTTTATTGTTTATGGCCTCAGGCGCTGTGATTCGCGCAACCGGGACTAATGAACTGGAGCGTATGGGAGGATTGGCTAAGTCCATGCCTTATACCTCTTTCGTGTGTTTGATCGGAGCCGTGAGTATCACCGCCCTGCCTCCCTTTAATGGCTTTATGAGTGAGTGGCTCGTTTATCAATCGCTATTTTTCATTGAACAGGTAATACCGGGGGCAATTGGCCGGCTTACAGCCGCCGTGTTTATAGCTTTGCTGGGATTAAGCGGGGCTTTGGCCCTGGCGGCCTTTGCCAAAGCCTATGGCATTGCTTTTCTCGGCAAGCCGCGCAGCCTGCAGGGGCGGAAGGCCAGAGAGGTTTCGCCCTTTATGCTGGCTCCTATGGGTATATTGGCGCTTTTTTGCCTTGGACTGGGGCTTTGGCCGCAACCGATCCTTGCGTCTTTGCAATTGATGCTGGTCGGCTACGGCCGTATGCAGGAGGCCGCCATGACCTTCCCCTGGCAGGGAGGACTAACCTGGCAAATAGGTTCGCTGGCGGCGGGCAGCCATATTCCCGGTTTGCTGCCCTTGCTGTTGCTGAATCTGTGTATCGGCTGGCTGCTGTTTCGCCTCAGGGGGCGGCCGGTCAAAACGACAGGGGAGACCTGGACCTGCGGTATTGTGCCTGACGCCCGCATGGAATATTCGGCCGTCGGTTTTTCCAAGCCGGTGCAGATAGCGTTCCGCCGTCTGTTGCCGCCGCAGAGAGAAACGCTGGCGGATGGCAATGCTCAACGCT
- a CDS encoding HutP family protein: MEDISSIDVGRAALKMAASESRQEEQEMRQNLCRKGIAAVAVDFGGEYIATVKKIIERAVVAAQRQGLVPENHVGEGAVAGATRAALERIMPMAVGLNVGGKIGIARCGEHLCVAIYCGVGVLNLNEVAVGMAHRSLPLDASASV, encoded by the coding sequence GTGGAGGATATCAGTAGTATTGATGTTGGGCGGGCGGCCTTAAAGATGGCAGCCAGTGAATCTCGCCAGGAAGAGCAGGAAATGCGGCAGAATCTTTGCCGTAAGGGAATAGCGGCCGTAGCTGTGGATTTTGGCGGTGAGTATATTGCCACCGTAAAAAAAATCATCGAACGTGCGGTTGTGGCGGCACAGCGTCAAGGACTGGTACCGGAAAATCATGTGGGTGAAGGGGCTGTTGCCGGAGCGACCCGGGCGGCTTTGGAACGGATTATGCCAATGGCGGTTGGTTTAAACGTGGGTGGCAAAATCGGCATCGCCCGTTGCGGTGAGCACTTGTGCGTTGCTATTTACTGCGGTGTGGGTGTGCTTAATTTAAATGAAGTAGCGGTAGGAATGGCCCACCGTTCTTTACCGTTGGATGCAAGCGCATCGGTATAA
- a CDS encoding HD-GYP domain-containing protein gives MQRITVSEAKLGMKSARSIYNADGRLLLAEGVPFNDYYIKRLNEIGLPALYIQSPLSADVKVPQLVQEETRIMVTQLVQKSFDGLRAGKRVDLDQFKEMAKSIVDEVIQNRHTMIHLNDIRIHDDYTFGHCVNTCILATLTGVWMDYNEKELYELSLGALLHDTGKALIHKDILNKRGQLNPKEMTEMQRHPEYGFDILRRYSQELSMLVVHVAYQHHEKCDGKGYPRGLAREEIHEYARITSIADVYDALTSDRSYRSAMLPHEAYEIMQAGSGTQFDTEILKIFLQQIAVYPVGAFVELNNGEIGVVIQVNRNMPTRPKVRIVMNVAKQFCSPESNQEQDLHENLTCFVSKVLSRAEVAKLEKRFALQGFTAELQEQSG, from the coding sequence GTGCAACGCATTACTGTATCTGAAGCCAAATTAGGGATGAAGAGCGCACGAAGTATTTACAATGCAGATGGCCGGCTGTTATTGGCTGAGGGTGTCCCGTTCAATGACTATTATATTAAACGGCTTAATGAAATAGGGTTGCCGGCTCTCTATATCCAAAGCCCCTTATCAGCGGATGTTAAGGTGCCTCAACTGGTGCAGGAAGAAACCCGGATTATGGTGACTCAGCTGGTCCAAAAATCTTTTGACGGACTCCGGGCAGGGAAAAGAGTAGACCTTGATCAATTTAAGGAAATGGCGAAATCGATTGTGGATGAGGTCATCCAGAATCGTCACACCATGATTCATCTGAATGATATCCGGATTCACGACGATTATACCTTCGGACATTGCGTAAATACTTGCATCCTGGCCACACTGACCGGTGTATGGATGGATTATAATGAAAAAGAACTGTATGAACTTTCCCTGGGCGCTTTGCTGCACGATACGGGTAAAGCTCTGATTCATAAAGATATTTTGAACAAACGGGGACAGCTGAACCCTAAAGAAATGACGGAGATGCAGCGTCATCCCGAATATGGCTTTGATATTCTCCGCAGGTACAGTCAGGAACTTTCTATGTTGGTCGTCCATGTAGCGTATCAGCATCACGAAAAATGCGATGGGAAAGGGTATCCGCGTGGACTTGCCAGAGAGGAAATTCATGAGTATGCCCGTATCACGTCTATTGCTGATGTGTATGACGCTTTGACCTCTGACCGGTCTTACCGCAGCGCGATGCTGCCTCATGAAGCGTATGAGATCATGCAGGCCGGTTCCGGGACTCAGTTCGACACTGAAATATTGAAGATATTTCTGCAGCAGATTGCAGTGTATCCGGTTGGTGCCTTTGTTGAACTGAACAATGGCGAAATCGGCGTTGTGATTCAGGTAAACCGCAATATGCCAACCAGACCTAAAGTAAGGATTGTCATGAATGTTGCGAAGCAGTTTTGTTCGCCGGAGAGTAATCAGGAACAGGATCTGCACGAAAATTTAACCTGTTTTGTCAGCAAGGTATTAAGCCGGGCAGAAGTTGCCAAGCTGGAAAAACGCTTTGCATTGCAGGGATTTACGGCTGAACTGCAGGAACAATCCGGTTGA
- the phoU gene encoding phosphate signaling complex protein PhoU, producing the protein MVRKEYLNELANIRSTVIGMGEKTVASVLNATSALAERDSEMAAASRQYEKDVDKIYTAVDETCIRTMATQQPAATDLRFLVATMKIATEVERIADYANNIAKIVQKKFPQVDVTHIVPLSPTVKSMGDLAATMLSDAMRAYATNDPDLASEVIGRDDAVDRIRKDLFVKLISNATADAKALEAILELHTAIRYIERVADRSTNIAEWVFYVATGYKMPDEKPGK; encoded by the coding sequence TTGGTCAGAAAAGAGTATTTAAATGAATTAGCCAATATTCGTAGCACGGTAATAGGTATGGGAGAAAAGACAGTAGCTTCTGTTCTAAATGCAACATCCGCTCTGGCCGAACGGGATTCAGAAATGGCTGCAGCTTCGCGGCAATATGAAAAAGATGTTGATAAAATATACACGGCTGTAGACGAAACATGCATCCGCACGATGGCTACGCAGCAGCCGGCTGCTACGGATTTGCGGTTTCTTGTGGCCACTATGAAAATAGCTACTGAAGTGGAACGAATTGCTGATTATGCCAACAATATCGCTAAAATTGTGCAAAAGAAATTCCCCCAAGTGGATGTGACACATATTGTCCCGCTTTCTCCTACCGTCAAATCCATGGGGGATTTGGCCGCCACCATGCTGAGCGATGCTATGCGGGCCTACGCGACTAACGACCCGGATTTGGCGTCAGAAGTGATTGGACGGGATGATGCAGTGGACAGAATCCGCAAAGACCTGTTCGTGAAGCTGATTTCTAATGCTACTGCTGATGCCAAAGCACTGGAAGCTATTTTGGAACTGCATACGGCCATTCGCTACATTGAGAGGGTTGCCGATCGTTCAACCAATATAGCTGAATGGGTGTTTTATGTTGCGACTGGCTACAAAATGCCTGATGAAAAACCAGGGAAATAG
- the guaA gene encoding glutamine-hydrolyzing GMP synthase has product MQVNQQELILVMDFGGQYSQLIARRIRECGVYCEITPFNTPIDKIRAMNPKGIVFSGGPSSVYAEKAPRCDSEVFKLNIPVLGICYGMQLTAHLLGGEVSRAQSREYGNTKLSIKDGVAFFANVPAQTQVWMSHGDFIVKAPAGFEVTAYTENTPVAAMVDEARKIYGVQFHPEVVHTPEGMKMLRTFLFDICHCKGDWNMGSFVDHAMAAIRRQVGNKRVLCALSGGVDSSVAAVLVHKAVGDQLTCVFVNHGFLRKGEPEQVVKTFRDGFHMNLVYVDAVDRFMKRIAGVTEPESKRKIIGEEFIRVFETESAKLGDIDFLVQGTLYPDVIESGTATAAVIKSHHNVGGLPEDMKFQLVEPLRDLFKDEVRALGKELGLPDDIVWRQPFPGPGLAIRIIGEITHERLEILREADSIVYQEIKNAGLYRKVWQSFAVLPAMKSVGVMGDERTYAYTIGLRIVSSEDGMTADWVRLPYEVLDNISRRIVNEVKDVNRIVYDITSKPPSTIEWE; this is encoded by the coding sequence ATGCAGGTCAATCAACAGGAACTGATACTGGTCATGGATTTCGGCGGACAGTACAGTCAATTAATCGCGCGACGTATCCGGGAATGCGGCGTATATTGTGAAATCACGCCTTTCAATACTCCCATTGATAAAATTCGGGCTATGAACCCCAAAGGAATTGTATTTTCTGGCGGCCCGTCCAGCGTTTATGCTGAAAAAGCTCCTCGGTGCGACAGTGAAGTATTTAAACTGAACATACCGGTACTCGGCATATGTTATGGTATGCAACTGACGGCGCATCTTCTGGGCGGCGAGGTCAGCCGGGCTCAGTCCCGGGAATATGGCAATACTAAATTGTCGATTAAAGACGGCGTAGCCTTCTTTGCCAACGTTCCGGCCCAAACTCAGGTGTGGATGAGTCATGGCGATTTCATCGTAAAAGCGCCGGCAGGATTTGAAGTAACCGCCTATACGGAAAATACCCCGGTGGCGGCCATGGTGGACGAAGCACGCAAAATTTACGGCGTACAGTTCCATCCGGAAGTGGTGCATACTCCGGAAGGCATGAAAATGCTTCGGACTTTTCTGTTTGATATTTGTCACTGCAAAGGTGATTGGAATATGGGTTCTTTTGTGGATCACGCGATGGCTGCTATCCGCCGTCAGGTCGGCAATAAGAGGGTGCTGTGCGCATTAAGCGGCGGCGTGGATTCTTCCGTAGCGGCAGTACTGGTCCATAAAGCGGTCGGCGACCAGCTAACCTGTGTGTTCGTCAATCATGGCTTTTTGCGCAAAGGCGAGCCCGAGCAGGTAGTCAAAACCTTCCGGGACGGCTTTCACATGAATCTGGTGTATGTGGATGCGGTAGACCGGTTTATGAAACGCATCGCCGGTGTTACCGAGCCGGAAAGCAAACGGAAAATCATCGGTGAAGAATTTATCCGGGTGTTTGAAACTGAGTCGGCTAAATTGGGCGATATTGATTTTCTGGTTCAGGGGACTCTGTACCCCGATGTGATCGAAAGCGGCACTGCCACGGCGGCGGTCATCAAAAGCCACCACAATGTAGGCGGCCTGCCGGAAGATATGAAGTTCCAACTGGTAGAACCCCTGCGTGACCTGTTTAAGGACGAGGTCCGGGCCCTGGGCAAAGAACTGGGCCTGCCTGATGACATTGTCTGGCGTCAGCCTTTCCCCGGTCCCGGTCTGGCAATCCGGATCATCGGTGAAATTACCCACGAACGGCTGGAAATTTTGCGGGAAGCTGATTCCATTGTTTATCAGGAAATTAAGAATGCCGGCCTGTATCGCAAAGTCTGGCAGTCTTTCGCCGTACTGCCGGCTATGAAGAGTGTCGGCGTTATGGGCGACGAGCGGACTTATGCTTATACCATAGGATTAAGAATTGTATCCAGTGAGGATGGCATGACGGCTGACTGGGTGCGCCTGCCTTACGAAGTCCTGGACAATATTTCCCGCCGGATTGTTAACGAAGTGAAAGATGTCAATAGAATCGTATATGACATTACTTCTAAACCGCCATCCACTATTGAGTGGGAATGA
- a CDS encoding fumarylacetoacetate hydrolase family protein, whose product MKFVTFEADGKVSIGILSADQKYVIPLQAAEQGCCNSATLPDTMLELIEQGDAAVKIVQTILERADSSCPKLALDEVRLLAPIPRPRKNIFCIGKNYVEHALEVDKTGDVSAAVPKVPVVFSKPPTCVIGTGAIVKNHKQMTSKIDYEVELAVIVGKTASQAAKDKAYDYVFGYTIMNDISARDLQKAHGQWLMGKSPDTFAPLGPCIVHKNAIPAPHNLSIKSMINGEIRQNANTKDMVFDIPALIAAISSIITLEPGDIIATGTPAGVGAGFNPPRFLQPGDEMRLEIENIGILVNTLEK is encoded by the coding sequence ATGAAGTTTGTAACCTTTGAAGCTGACGGGAAGGTAAGCATTGGCATTTTATCAGCGGATCAGAAATATGTAATTCCCTTGCAAGCGGCGGAGCAGGGGTGCTGCAACAGCGCAACCCTGCCTGATACGATGCTGGAATTGATCGAACAGGGAGATGCGGCAGTAAAAATCGTGCAAACGATCCTGGAAAGAGCGGATAGCAGTTGCCCCAAGCTGGCCCTTGACGAAGTGCGCTTACTCGCTCCAATTCCCCGGCCGCGGAAAAATATTTTCTGTATCGGCAAAAATTATGTTGAACATGCCCTTGAGGTGGACAAAACAGGGGATGTCAGTGCAGCTGTGCCGAAAGTGCCGGTGGTCTTTTCGAAACCGCCTACGTGTGTAATCGGTACTGGTGCTATCGTCAAAAATCATAAACAGATGACGTCCAAAATCGACTATGAAGTGGAACTGGCGGTGATTGTCGGCAAAACGGCATCTCAGGCGGCCAAAGATAAGGCCTATGACTATGTCTTTGGCTATACCATTATGAACGACATCTCGGCGAGAGACCTGCAGAAAGCTCATGGCCAGTGGCTAATGGGGAAGAGCCCTGATACCTTTGCGCCTCTCGGTCCCTGCATCGTTCATAAAAATGCGATTCCCGCTCCTCATAACTTATCGATAAAGTCTATGATAAACGGTGAAATTCGTCAGAATGCAAATACCAAGGATATGGTATTTGATATTCCTGCATTGATTGCGGCGATTTCTTCGATAATTACCCTTGAGCCGGGCGATATCATTGCAACAGGCACCCCGGCAGGCGTAGGGGCTGGTTTCAATCCGCCCAGGTTTTTGCAGCCAGGCGATGAGATGAGACTGGAAATTGAGAATATCGGCATCTTAGTCAATACCCTGGAAAAGTAA
- a CDS encoding sodium:solute symporter family protein, with protein MSIQLIIVVLYIALLFLISWYAKQKASKGSANFLFAGRELNTGLVAVNIAGLAVGAASTIGVAESAFQVGLAAGWYNAAWAAGAVVMGLVAAGKYRGMQCTTVPELFERFYDKKGRIISVIGLITIQLVITSLQYLAGGAILSSLLPEVFSMQGGMITSAVVFIGITLIGGLWSSGLSNVVSVILIYIGVIVGTLITLCQLGGVGAIAAQLPAGTDWFGPLGGLSLATVAGWFVVMITQTITAQGPVQIACGAKNESVAKRGFLWGAVIIFPIGFMCALMGVAAKVAYPGIQATMALPKIIMNLDPVVSGITLAALWAADVSTACTLLLGAGTLFSQDIWKRFWCPTVSERDYLTVNRLAVLALGLMTLWMAFNAVNIVKTLLIGLSLTTAFTLIFLATIFVPGLCRRNSAFYTTLAGMVALLVWQIFPAVRVFDHPIYLEWLVCLTTFLTVAVIDSDRIAVPAPDTVSTGK; from the coding sequence ATGTCGATTCAATTAATTATTGTGGTATTATACATTGCCCTATTGTTTTTGATTAGCTGGTATGCTAAACAGAAGGCTTCTAAAGGCAGTGCAAACTTCTTATTTGCCGGCAGGGAATTAAATACTGGACTGGTGGCCGTGAATATCGCCGGATTGGCCGTAGGCGCCGCCTCCACAATCGGAGTTGCCGAAAGCGCCTTTCAGGTTGGTTTGGCAGCGGGGTGGTATAACGCCGCCTGGGCAGCCGGTGCTGTGGTTATGGGTCTTGTTGCCGCCGGAAAGTATCGTGGCATGCAGTGTACAACTGTTCCCGAACTATTCGAACGGTTCTACGATAAAAAAGGGCGGATTATCAGCGTCATTGGTTTAATTACGATTCAATTGGTCATCACATCTTTGCAGTACCTGGCTGGAGGAGCAATCCTCTCCTCGCTGCTGCCCGAGGTTTTCTCCATGCAGGGCGGTATGATTACCAGCGCCGTGGTATTTATCGGCATTACTCTCATCGGTGGTCTATGGTCATCAGGGCTTTCCAATGTGGTAAGTGTGATCCTGATCTATATCGGCGTCATCGTCGGTACTCTTATCACTCTTTGCCAACTTGGCGGCGTTGGCGCTATTGCGGCTCAATTGCCGGCCGGTACCGATTGGTTCGGTCCCCTTGGCGGATTGAGTCTGGCTACGGTTGCTGGCTGGTTTGTGGTAATGATCACTCAGACTATTACGGCCCAGGGACCGGTGCAAATTGCCTGCGGCGCAAAAAATGAGTCTGTGGCTAAGCGGGGGTTTCTATGGGGCGCAGTGATTATTTTCCCCATTGGTTTCATGTGCGCTCTTATGGGGGTGGCGGCCAAAGTTGCTTACCCTGGCATTCAGGCGACGATGGCCTTGCCGAAGATTATTATGAACTTGGACCCGGTTGTTTCAGGTATCACCCTGGCGGCGCTTTGGGCAGCCGATGTATCGACGGCCTGCACCTTATTGCTGGGAGCGGGTACGCTGTTTTCTCAGGATATCTGGAAACGGTTCTGGTGTCCCACTGTGAGTGAACGGGACTATTTAACCGTTAACCGGTTAGCGGTTCTGGCATTAGGACTCATGACCTTATGGATGGCGTTTAATGCCGTAAACATTGTTAAAACTCTCTTAATCGGCCTTAGTTTGACCACAGCGTTTACATTGATTTTCTTGGCCACTATTTTTGTTCCGGGACTGTGCCGGCGCAATTCAGCTTTCTACACCACCTTGGCTGGGATGGTGGCCTTGCTGGTCTGGCAGATTTTTCCCGCCGTCAGAGTATTCGACCATCCGATTTATTTGGAATGGCTGGTATGTCTGACGACCTTCCTGACAGTTGCGGTCATAGACTCTGACAGAATTGCCGTACCGGCGCCGGATACAGTTTCCACCGGAAAATAA
- the pdaB gene encoding polysaccharide deacetylase family sporulation protein PdaB, with protein sequence MILNLRRIIGRRYWFYGMIGLLAINAFYVQVAEIISSGPMAIAGTRTDQKVVALTFDHSWGNRFTPSILDTLKQNNIQCTFFIMGPWAKKYPEVAQRMVADGHQIASHGYRHDNYGDKPAEWVKDDIKKAHDLIKEVTGVDPSLIRPPNGHYSQRSLTAAETMGYKTIIWNVDSLDWKNPGKEVIIDRVVKRLKPGAIILMHASDTPLQTAEALPVLLDKIKEQGYRIVTVGELLDKCSENGLIRH encoded by the coding sequence GTGATACTGAATCTTAGGCGGATCATCGGCCGCCGGTACTGGTTTTACGGTATGATCGGCCTGCTGGCCATCAATGCATTCTATGTACAGGTTGCTGAAATTATCAGCAGCGGACCTATGGCTATTGCCGGTACCCGCACCGATCAGAAAGTGGTGGCCCTGACTTTTGATCATTCCTGGGGAAATAGATTTACCCCCTCTATTTTGGATACCCTGAAACAGAATAATATTCAGTGCACCTTTTTTATCATGGGGCCATGGGCCAAAAAGTATCCGGAAGTAGCCCAGAGAATGGTGGCTGATGGTCATCAGATCGCCAGCCATGGTTATCGCCACGACAACTATGGCGATAAGCCGGCCGAATGGGTGAAGGACGATATTAAAAAAGCCCATGATCTGATTAAAGAAGTAACCGGAGTAGACCCCAGCCTGATCCGGCCGCCTAACGGCCACTACAGTCAGCGATCTTTGACGGCTGCCGAGACAATGGGCTACAAAACGATTATCTGGAATGTGGATTCTTTAGACTGGAAAAACCCCGGCAAAGAAGTGATTATCGACCGGGTAGTAAAGCGGTTAAAGCCCGGCGCCATTATTCTCATGCATGCCTCCGATACTCCGCTGCAGACGGCAGAGGCCTTGCCGGTCCTGCTGGATAAAATTAAGGAACAGGGCTATAGAATCGTGACGGTGGGAGAATTGTTAGATAAATGCAGTGAAAACGGGCTGATCCGGCATTAA